One genomic region from Stutzerimonas decontaminans encodes:
- a CDS encoding thiol-disulfide oxidoreductase DCC family protein: MTPDLPLTLFVDRSCPLCAREVHWLERSADPARLLLVDISAADFSTAGLGRDLAQLRRRLHARSASGAWLTGVDATYWSWRLAGHGRWAAPLGWRPLRPFLLLGYQLFAVLRPHLDWLPHPDGASRCTTQCSAPQPSSPASDSQATKQP, translated from the coding sequence ATGACTCCTGACCTCCCGCTGACGCTCTTCGTCGACCGCTCATGCCCGCTGTGTGCCCGCGAAGTTCACTGGCTGGAGCGCAGCGCTGATCCTGCACGGCTGCTGCTGGTGGACATCAGCGCCGCCGACTTCTCCACCGCGGGGCTCGGCCGGGATTTAGCGCAGTTACGTCGTCGCCTGCACGCGCGCAGTGCCAGCGGGGCCTGGCTGACCGGCGTGGATGCCACCTACTGGAGCTGGCGCCTGGCCGGGCATGGTCGCTGGGCCGCGCCGCTTGGCTGGCGGCCGCTGCGCCCGTTCTTGCTGCTCGGCTACCAGCTGTTCGCTGTATTACGTCCGCACCTGGACTGGCTGCCACACCCGGACGGCGCGAGTCGCTGCACCACCCAATGCAGCGCGCCGCAGCCCTCCTCGCCCGCCTCCGACAGCCAGGCGACCAAGCAACCCTAG
- a CDS encoding DUF6482 family protein, whose amino-acid sequence MNNKLSKLGLRFALCRGRIDRVELHGLRCCGYSAWVVERNGNRRQFSEGQRTVWSDQGSLKRALQACGVREVYWRQPVSHDEMIGRPSAVEPECGLRMPLVAES is encoded by the coding sequence TTGAACAACAAACTTTCCAAGCTTGGGCTGCGCTTCGCACTGTGCAGAGGCCGGATAGATCGGGTCGAGTTGCATGGCCTGCGCTGCTGTGGCTACAGCGCCTGGGTGGTCGAACGCAACGGTAACCGGCGGCAGTTCAGCGAGGGCCAGCGCACGGTCTGGAGTGATCAGGGCAGCTTGAAGCGAGCGCTGCAGGCCTGCGGTGTGCGTGAGGTCTACTGGCGGCAGCCAGTCAGCCATGACGAAATGATTGGTCGCCCGTCAGCGGTTGAGCCAGAGTGCGGTCTGCGCATGCCGCTGGTTGCCGAAAGCTAG
- the folE gene encoding GTP cyclohydrolase I FolE → MNDLPGHYREILSGVGEDPEREGLRDTPLRAAKAMQYLCGGYNRSLEEVVNGALFASDNDEMVIVKDIELYSLCEHHILPFIGKAHVAYIPTGRVLGLSKVARIVDMYARRLQIQENLTRQIAEAIQEVTGAAGVAVVIEAKHMCMMMRGVEKQNSVMNTSVMLGAFRSSCNTRMEFLQLIGRGQ, encoded by the coding sequence ATGAACGATTTGCCTGGTCATTACCGCGAAATACTGTCCGGGGTAGGCGAAGACCCGGAGCGCGAGGGTCTGCGCGATACGCCGTTGCGTGCGGCGAAGGCCATGCAGTACCTGTGCGGCGGCTACAACCGCAGCCTGGAAGAAGTGGTCAATGGCGCACTGTTCGCCTCTGACAATGACGAGATGGTCATCGTCAAGGACATCGAGCTGTACTCGCTGTGCGAGCACCACATCCTGCCCTTTATCGGCAAGGCGCATGTCGCCTATATCCCCACCGGCCGCGTGCTGGGGCTGTCCAAGGTGGCGCGGATCGTCGACATGTACGCTCGCCGCCTGCAGATCCAGGAAAACCTGACCCGTCAGATCGCCGAAGCCATTCAGGAAGTCACCGGCGCCGCCGGTGTTGCGGTGGTCATCGAAGCCAAGCACATGTGCATGATGATGCGCGGTGTGGAAAAGCAGAATTCGGTGATGAACACCTCGGTGATGCTTGGCGCCTTCCGCAGCTCCTGCAATACGCGGATGGAATTCCTTCAGCTGATCGGGAGGGGGCAGTGA
- the folX gene encoding dihydroneopterin triphosphate 2'-epimerase, giving the protein MPRLEPGMARIRVKDLRLRTYIGINEDEILNRQDVLINLSILYPAVEAVRDNDIGQALNYRTITKAIIRHVEQNRFALLERMTQEILDLVMAHPAVSYAEVEVDKPHALRFADSVSITLAGSR; this is encoded by the coding sequence ATGCCGCGCCTGGAACCGGGCATGGCGCGCATCCGAGTAAAGGACCTGCGCCTGCGCACCTATATAGGTATCAACGAGGACGAGATCCTCAATCGCCAGGATGTGCTGATCAACCTGAGCATCCTCTACCCGGCGGTGGAAGCGGTGCGCGACAACGACATCGGACAGGCGCTCAACTATCGCACCATCACCAAAGCGATCATTCGTCATGTGGAGCAGAACCGCTTTGCCCTGCTCGAGCGCATGACCCAGGAGATCCTCGATCTGGTGATGGCGCATCCTGCGGTGAGCTATGCCGAAGTGGAAGTCGACAAGCCTCATGCGCTGCGTTTTGCCGATTCCGTTTCGATCACGCTCGCCGGCAGTCGCTGA
- a CDS encoding chalcone isomerase family protein translates to MSSRRNVIIASLLCLLPMLAAANWRESVPQARLVGEGELRFFGFRIYDARLWSEQAPLQAQAPFALELTYHRSISREDFVRTSLEEIQRLSGEPADSPRLRQWRAEMQRAFVDVTPGERITGVFLPGRGCRFYVNDRLQHEVADPAFADAFFAIWLDPRSRDQKLRRNLLGER, encoded by the coding sequence ATGAGCAGCCGCCGAAACGTCATCATCGCCAGCCTGCTATGCCTGCTGCCGATGCTTGCGGCTGCCAACTGGCGCGAGTCCGTGCCCCAGGCTCGCCTGGTCGGTGAAGGTGAGCTGCGCTTCTTCGGTTTCCGCATCTATGACGCTCGGCTGTGGAGCGAACAGGCGCCGCTGCAAGCCCAGGCGCCGTTCGCGCTGGAACTGACGTATCACCGTTCCATCAGCCGCGAAGACTTCGTGCGCACCAGCCTCGAAGAAATCCAGCGGCTCTCCGGCGAGCCGGCCGATTCCCCGCGCCTGCGCCAGTGGCGCGCAGAGATGCAGCGGGCCTTCGTCGATGTCACGCCGGGTGAGCGCATTACCGGTGTCTTTCTGCCCGGTCGCGGCTGCCGCTTCTACGTGAATGATCGACTGCAGCATGAAGTAGCCGACCCCGCCTTCGCCGATGCCTTCTTCGCCATCTGGCTCGACCCGCGCAGTCGCGACCAGAAGCTGCGGCGCAACCTGCTGGGCGAACGGTGA
- a CDS encoding MFS transporter codes for MKSAALAAYGVLGLPLAMAMLPIYVLVPNFYAADLGLGLALTGTVLFLARLLDTVQDPWLGRFIDRRSPRGWTIMLAGSAILLSLAMAALLIPPVRLGSFSLAFWLGALLALTYTLHSLVNITYLAWGARLSDQPHTRTRVAAWREGAGLFGVVLASVLPSVLATQYGMAAALTTFAATFAALLCIGAAVLLLAAPRPQRIARTTAGSWRLPLRNPAFRRLAGVYFINAVAVAIPATLALFFIADRLQLAQLTGLFLALYFVSGALGLPFWTRLADRLGKRRSWRIGMLTGCAAFIWAVLLEPGSAWAYAGVCVMSGLALGADLALPPALLADIIPADERDSTAAYFGLWSFLAKLALAIAGLALPLLALSDYQPGTPAGWNLALVYAGLPCLLKLVAARLLTSLPCGEPKP; via the coding sequence GTGAAGAGCGCGGCGCTGGCAGCCTATGGCGTGCTCGGCCTGCCGCTGGCGATGGCCATGCTGCCGATCTACGTGCTGGTGCCAAACTTCTACGCGGCGGACCTCGGGCTGGGTCTGGCTCTGACCGGCACGGTGCTGTTTCTTGCCCGCTTGCTGGACACCGTGCAAGACCCCTGGCTAGGCCGCTTCATCGACCGCCGTTCGCCACGTGGCTGGACCATCATGCTGGCCGGCTCGGCCATCCTGCTGAGCCTGGCAATGGCGGCGCTGCTGATTCCGCCGGTGCGCCTTGGCAGTTTCAGCCTTGCCTTCTGGCTCGGTGCATTGCTCGCCCTCACCTACACCCTGCACAGCCTCGTCAATATCACCTACCTGGCTTGGGGTGCACGCCTCTCCGATCAGCCTCACACCCGCACCCGGGTCGCCGCCTGGCGCGAAGGCGCGGGGCTTTTCGGCGTGGTTCTGGCCAGCGTGCTGCCCAGCGTACTGGCGACGCAGTACGGCATGGCCGCGGCGCTGACGACCTTCGCCGCCACATTCGCCGCACTGCTGTGTATCGGCGCCGCTGTACTCTTGCTGGCCGCACCCAGGCCACAGCGAATCGCACGCACCACCGCCGGAAGCTGGCGCCTGCCGCTGCGCAACCCGGCGTTTCGGCGGTTGGCGGGCGTCTATTTCATCAACGCCGTGGCGGTAGCGATTCCAGCCACTCTTGCGCTGTTCTTCATTGCCGACCGGCTGCAACTGGCGCAACTGACCGGACTGTTCCTGGCACTGTATTTCGTTAGCGGCGCCCTTGGTCTGCCGTTCTGGACGCGCCTGGCCGATCGCCTGGGTAAGCGGCGTAGCTGGCGGATCGGCATGCTCACCGGTTGCGCCGCCTTCATCTGGGCAGTGCTACTGGAGCCCGGCTCCGCCTGGGCCTATGCCGGCGTCTGCGTGATGTCGGGCCTCGCCCTCGGCGCGGACCTGGCCCTGCCACCGGCCTTGCTGGCGGACATCATTCCTGCGGATGAGCGCGACTCGACTGCCGCCTACTTCGGTCTATGGAGCTTTCTCGCCAAGCTGGCGCTGGCCATCGCCGGCCTCGCCTTGCCGCTGTTGGCATTAAGCGACTACCAACCGGGCACACCGGCCGGCTGGAACCTCGCACTGGTCTACGCCGGCCTGCCCTGCCTGCTGAAGCTCGTGGCGGCGCGCCTGCTCACTTCCCTTCCCTGCGGAGAACCCAAACCATGA
- a CDS encoding DUF3833 domain-containing protein, with the protein MKKVLILACCLLLLSCTAVDVEHYRNEEPQLDLRKYFVGKVDAWGMFQKRSGEVVKRFHVEIDGSLDGDKLILDEHFRYSDGTTQQRVWTLTEERPGHWRGTAADVVGEAHGEVAGNALRWRYVLSLPVDDKVYDVHLDDWMYLIDEHTLANRSFMSKFGVEVGQVTLFFRKRIE; encoded by the coding sequence ATGAAAAAGGTCCTGATACTGGCGTGCTGCCTGCTCCTGCTCAGCTGCACCGCAGTCGACGTCGAGCATTACCGCAACGAGGAACCGCAGCTGGACCTGCGTAAATACTTCGTTGGCAAGGTCGACGCCTGGGGCATGTTCCAGAAGCGTTCCGGTGAGGTGGTGAAGCGCTTTCACGTCGAGATCGACGGCAGTCTGGATGGCGACAAGCTGATTCTCGACGAACACTTCCGCTACAGCGATGGCACCACCCAGCAACGTGTCTGGACCCTCACCGAAGAACGCCCCGGTCACTGGCGCGGCACCGCTGCCGACGTGGTTGGCGAAGCTCATGGCGAAGTGGCCGGCAACGCGCTGCGCTGGCGCTATGTGCTCAGCCTGCCGGTGGATGACAAGGTCTACGACGTGCATCTGGATGACTGGATGTATCTCATCGACGAACACACCCTGGCCAACCGTTCGTTCATGAGCAAGTTCGGCGTCGAGGTGGGTCAGGTCACGCTGTTTTTCCGCAAGCGCATCGAATGA
- a CDS encoding PAS sensor domain-containing protein encodes MINAKLLQLVIEASNDGIVVAEQEGDDNILIYANPAFERLTGYAVDDILYRDCRFLQGEDRDQAGLQAIREAVKSNQPCRQIIRNYRKDGTPFWNELSITPVFNEADQLTYFIGIQKNVTAEVDALQRVEALEAEIRDLKEQIARSQG; translated from the coding sequence ATGATCAATGCCAAGCTGCTGCAACTGGTTATCGAAGCCTCCAACGATGGAATCGTGGTCGCCGAGCAGGAAGGCGACGACAACATCCTGATCTACGCCAACCCGGCCTTCGAACGCCTGACTGGCTACGCGGTCGACGACATCCTCTACCGCGACTGTCGCTTCCTGCAGGGCGAGGACCGGGACCAGGCTGGGCTGCAGGCGATCCGCGAGGCGGTGAAGAGCAACCAGCCCTGCCGCCAGATCATTCGCAACTACCGCAAGGACGGCACACCGTTCTGGAACGAGCTTTCCATTACCCCGGTGTTCAACGAGGCCGATCAGCTGACCTACTTCATCGGTATCCAGAAGAACGTCACCGCCGAAGTCGATGCCCTGCAGCGGGTCGAAGCGCTAGAAGCCGAAATACGCGACCTCAAGGAGCAGATCGCCCGCAGCCAGGGCTGA
- a CDS encoding EAL domain-containing protein, giving the protein MTLNSVVENAVILLALCWLLAFTTCEWNRSAKLSAKLLAGLWFGSACVFGMMITSVGQSGIILDARTVVLSMAGLFGGPLVAGTAGMLAAAYRLWIGGVGVIPGLGNILLPIVLGLTYRFLLQRGLVRLGFWQLLAFGMLLHIGVLLVLTALMPGHLRILALKDAAAPMLLALPLATVALGLLLNDLLKRDQVERALRLSEARLRAITHAIPDLLLVIDEDGCYLDIICADRSMLYADPSLLLGRHLHDVMPQAEEHRFLEFIRQTLDSDTPQLIEYSMPTLGGSKVFEGRALPLEQPQGQKRAVVWLSRDITERVNTELERRIAAIAFESQQGMLITDAQSRILRVNRAFTRISGFSAEEAIGNTTALLGSGKHGPDFYRTMWAGIEATGAWEGEIWNRRKSGEIFPEWLTISAVRNTAGEITHYVAAFTDITDRKAAEERIHHLAFYDPLTGLPNRRLLLDRLQQAMAASCRSEQLGALMFIDLDNFKNINDLHGHQTGDQVLRIAAERLQNEVRASDTVARLGGDEFVVMLENLGDAPELAAAQAEHIGMKLLNSLGKPYRLNDLGLYSSASIGVVLFGADGSSSDELMKRADMSMYEAKVSGKNALRFFDPRMQQAVQERLHLENEIRQGLKNGEFILHYQAQLEQSQGIVGAEALVRWLHPQRGLLAPGAFISQAEHAGLIQALDQRVLEQACAELALWAEQPALAQLTLSVNLSANLLYEDNFVGSLLELLESSGANPARLKLELTETLLLDNMPEAIARMTQLKNHGIRFSIDDFGTGYSSMSYLQQLPLDQLKIDQSFVRGLPEDTNSLTIVRATCALAAGLNLEVIAEGVESEAQRAMLLANGCHRFQGYLFGKPLALGAFEQMVMADRAERQASRS; this is encoded by the coding sequence TTGACTCTAAATTCAGTTGTAGAAAACGCAGTCATACTGCTCGCGTTGTGCTGGCTGCTGGCTTTCACCACATGCGAATGGAACCGCAGCGCAAAGCTCTCTGCAAAACTGTTGGCCGGACTCTGGTTTGGCAGTGCCTGCGTCTTCGGCATGATGATCACCAGCGTCGGCCAGAGCGGCATCATCCTCGATGCACGCACCGTGGTGCTGAGCATGGCCGGTCTGTTCGGCGGCCCCTTGGTGGCCGGGACAGCCGGCATGCTGGCAGCGGCCTACCGTTTATGGATTGGTGGCGTTGGGGTAATTCCCGGGCTCGGGAACATCCTGCTTCCTATCGTGCTTGGCCTCACCTACCGCTTTCTCCTTCAACGAGGTTTGGTACGTCTCGGCTTTTGGCAATTGCTCGCTTTTGGCATGCTGCTGCACATCGGTGTACTGCTGGTACTGACGGCGCTGATGCCCGGTCATCTCCGTATCCTGGCCTTGAAAGACGCCGCGGCGCCGATGCTGCTGGCCTTACCCCTTGCAACCGTTGCCCTGGGCCTGCTGCTCAATGATCTGCTCAAGCGCGACCAGGTCGAGCGTGCACTGCGCCTGAGTGAAGCCCGGCTACGCGCCATCACCCACGCAATACCCGATCTGCTACTGGTCATCGACGAAGATGGCTGTTATCTCGACATCATCTGCGCCGATCGCAGCATGCTCTACGCTGATCCGAGCCTGCTGCTCGGGCGACACCTGCACGACGTGATGCCGCAAGCCGAAGAACACCGCTTCCTCGAGTTCATCCGACAAACCCTCGACAGCGATACCCCGCAGTTGATCGAGTACAGCATGCCTACCCTTGGCGGCAGCAAGGTATTCGAGGGGCGTGCCCTGCCGCTGGAACAGCCGCAAGGACAGAAGCGTGCCGTGGTCTGGCTGAGCCGCGACATCACTGAACGGGTCAACACCGAACTGGAGCGCCGGATCGCCGCTATCGCCTTCGAATCACAGCAGGGCATGCTGATCACCGACGCGCAAAGCCGCATCCTGCGCGTCAATCGCGCCTTCACCCGTATCAGCGGCTTCAGCGCCGAAGAAGCCATTGGCAACACCACTGCCCTGCTCGGCTCGGGCAAGCATGGCCCGGACTTCTATCGCACGATGTGGGCGGGTATCGAGGCAACCGGGGCTTGGGAAGGCGAGATCTGGAACCGGCGCAAGAGCGGGGAAATCTTCCCCGAGTGGCTGACCATCAGTGCGGTGCGCAACACCGCCGGCGAGATTACCCACTATGTCGCGGCCTTCACCGATATCACCGATCGCAAGGCGGCCGAGGAGCGCATTCATCACCTGGCGTTCTACGACCCCCTGACCGGCCTGCCGAACCGCCGACTGTTGCTCGATCGTCTGCAACAGGCCATGGCCGCCAGCTGCCGCAGCGAGCAGCTGGGCGCCTTGATGTTCATCGACCTGGACAACTTCAAGAACATCAATGATCTGCACGGACACCAGACTGGCGATCAGGTACTGCGTATCGCCGCCGAACGCCTGCAGAACGAAGTGCGCGCCAGCGACACGGTGGCACGTCTCGGTGGCGACGAATTCGTGGTCATGCTGGAGAACCTCGGTGACGCCCCGGAGCTTGCCGCAGCGCAGGCCGAACATATCGGCATGAAGCTGCTCAACTCTCTCGGAAAGCCCTATCGACTGAATGATCTGGGGCTGTATAGCAGCGCCAGTATCGGCGTCGTGCTGTTCGGCGCAGACGGCAGCAGTAGCGATGAGCTGATGAAGCGCGCCGACATGTCGATGTACGAGGCCAAGGTATCGGGCAAGAACGCGTTGCGCTTCTTCGACCCGCGCATGCAACAGGCCGTGCAGGAACGCCTGCACCTTGAAAACGAGATCCGTCAGGGACTGAAGAACGGCGAGTTCATCCTGCATTATCAGGCACAGCTGGAGCAGTCGCAGGGCATCGTCGGTGCCGAAGCACTGGTGCGCTGGCTGCATCCGCAACGTGGGCTGCTGGCGCCAGGCGCGTTCATCAGCCAGGCGGAGCACGCTGGCCTGATCCAGGCGCTCGACCAGCGTGTACTCGAACAGGCTTGCGCCGAGCTGGCGCTGTGGGCAGAGCAGCCAGCTCTGGCGCAGCTGACCCTGTCGGTGAACCTCAGCGCAAACCTGCTATACGAGGACAACTTCGTCGGTAGCCTGCTCGAACTGTTGGAGAGCAGCGGCGCCAATCCGGCCCGGCTCAAGCTGGAACTGACCGAGACGCTGCTGCTGGACAACATGCCCGAAGCGATTGCCCGGATGACGCAGCTCAAGAACCACGGTATCCGCTTCTCCATCGACGATTTCGGCACCGGCTATTCGTCGATGAGCTATCTGCAGCAGCTACCGCTGGATCAGCTGAAAATCGATCAGAGCTTCGTCCGTGGCCTGCCCGAGGATACCAACAGCCTCACCATCGTCCGAGCAACCTGCGCCCTGGCAGCGGGGCTGAATCTGGAAGTCATTGCCGAGGGCGTTGAAAGCGAAGCCCAGCGCGCGATGCTGCTCGCCAACGGCTGCCACCGTTTTCAGGGCTACCTGTTCGGCAAGCCACTGGCGTTGGGGGCGTTCGAGCAGATGGTGATGGCCGACCGCGCCGAGAGACAAGCCAGCCGCTCCTGA
- the hemH gene encoding ferrochelatase, with translation MTEQALLLVNLGSPASTEVADVRRYLNQFLMDPYVIDLPWPLRRLLVSLILVKRPEQSAHAYASIWWPEGSPLVVLSRRLQEAVRPHWTQGPVELAMRYGEPSIETTLTRLAGQGITQVTLAPLYPQFADSTTTTVIQEARRVIRERGLSLQLSILQPFYDQPEYLGALAASARPHLEQPFDHLLLSFHGLPERHLHKTDPTGSHCLKSADCCQRAEGEVLASCYRAQCMRTAAGFAVQVGLRDDQWSVSFQSRLGRAKWIEPYTETRLDELAQQGVKKLLVMCPAFVSDCIETLEEIGDRGREQFIEAGGEDLVLVPCLNTHEDWVQALVKLCSRAPLAI, from the coding sequence ATGACAGAGCAGGCGTTGTTGTTGGTCAATCTGGGGTCGCCAGCCTCTACGGAAGTGGCGGATGTGCGCCGTTATCTGAACCAGTTCCTGATGGATCCCTATGTGATCGATCTGCCGTGGCCGCTGCGGCGTCTGCTGGTTTCGCTGATTCTGGTCAAGCGCCCCGAACAGTCCGCTCATGCATATGCTTCGATCTGGTGGCCGGAGGGTTCGCCGCTGGTGGTTCTCAGTCGCCGGTTGCAGGAAGCGGTGCGCCCACACTGGACGCAGGGGCCGGTGGAATTGGCGATGCGCTACGGCGAGCCGTCCATCGAAACGACGCTGACCCGCCTGGCCGGGCAGGGCATCACCCAGGTGACTCTGGCGCCGCTCTATCCACAGTTCGCCGACAGCACCACCACCACTGTCATTCAGGAAGCGCGGCGGGTCATTCGCGAACGTGGGTTGAGCCTGCAGCTGTCGATCCTGCAGCCGTTCTACGACCAGCCGGAATACCTCGGAGCGCTGGCGGCCAGCGCCAGGCCTCACCTGGAGCAACCGTTCGACCACCTGCTGCTGAGCTTCCACGGTCTGCCCGAGCGCCACCTGCACAAGACCGACCCGACCGGCTCGCACTGCCTCAAGAGCGCCGACTGCTGCCAGCGGGCCGAGGGAGAAGTGCTCGCCAGTTGCTATCGCGCGCAGTGCATGCGCACCGCCGCGGGTTTCGCGGTGCAGGTGGGGTTGCGTGACGATCAGTGGTCGGTTTCCTTCCAGTCTCGACTGGGTCGGGCCAAGTGGATCGAGCCCTACACCGAAACCCGGTTGGATGAGCTGGCCCAGCAAGGCGTGAAGAAGCTGCTGGTGATGTGCCCGGCATTCGTCTCCGACTGCATCGAGACGCTGGAGGAGATCGGTGATCGCGGGCGCGAACAGTTCATCGAGGCCGGCGGCGAGGATTTGGTGCTGGTGCCTTGCCTGAACACCCATGAGGACTGGGTGCAGGCGCTGGTCAAACTCTGCAGCCGCGCACCACTGGCGATCTGA
- a CDS encoding TIGR01777 family oxidoreductase, whose amino-acid sequence MNILLTGGTGLIGRALCRHWLAEGHRLWVWSRTPQSVAKLCGAEVQGVGSLQQLEAVALDAVVNLAGAPIADRPWTKSRKTLLWDSRVKLTEQLVEWLGKREQKPALLISGSAVGWYGDGGEHRLTEADQPVSTDFASQLCNAWEERANEATVLGIRVVLVRTGLVLARDGGFLQRLLPVFKLGLGGRLGNGRQWMPWIHIDDQIALIDFLLRQPAASGPYNACAPTPVRNADFTRSLAHCLHRPALLPVPAAVLKPLLGELAGLLLGGQHVLPQRSQEEGFSFRYTHLDSALADLLMHP is encoded by the coding sequence ATGAACATCTTGCTGACTGGCGGTACCGGGTTGATTGGCCGCGCGCTATGCCGGCACTGGCTGGCCGAGGGGCATCGGCTGTGGGTCTGGAGTCGCACGCCGCAGAGCGTGGCCAAGCTGTGCGGCGCCGAGGTGCAGGGTGTTGGCAGCTTGCAGCAACTGGAAGCGGTGGCATTGGACGCCGTGGTCAATCTGGCGGGAGCGCCGATCGCCGATCGGCCATGGACGAAGTCGCGCAAGACGCTGCTCTGGGACAGCCGGGTCAAACTCACCGAACAGCTGGTCGAATGGCTGGGCAAGCGTGAGCAGAAACCGGCACTGCTGATCTCCGGTTCCGCTGTGGGCTGGTATGGCGATGGTGGTGAACATCGGCTGACCGAAGCCGATCAGCCGGTCTCCACCGATTTCGCCAGTCAGCTGTGCAATGCCTGGGAGGAGCGCGCCAACGAGGCGACTGTGCTGGGGATTCGCGTGGTGCTGGTGCGTACCGGGTTGGTACTGGCTCGCGATGGTGGTTTTCTGCAACGTCTGTTGCCTGTGTTCAAGCTTGGCCTGGGCGGGCGGCTGGGGAACGGTCGGCAGTGGATGCCCTGGATCCATATCGACGATCAAATCGCCCTGATTGATTTTCTTCTGCGGCAGCCAGCGGCCAGTGGCCCCTACAATGCCTGTGCGCCGACGCCGGTGCGCAATGCCGACTTCACCCGCAGCCTCGCGCACTGCCTGCACCGTCCTGCGCTATTGCCAGTGCCGGCAGCGGTGCTCAAGCCTCTGCTTGGCGAACTCGCCGGGCTGCTGCTTGGCGGCCAGCATGTGTTGCCGCAGCGGTCGCAGGAGGAGGGTTTCAGCTTTCGCTATACCCATCTGGATTCGGCGCTGGCCGACCTTTTGATGCACCCCTGA
- a CDS encoding YbgA family protein: MHTTLPTPKIGISACLLGNPVRFNGGHKESRLCSETLAQHFEFVPVCPEVAIGLGTPREPIRLVGETDAPRAVGTVRPELDVTEALAAYGRQIAEQLHDISGYILMQKSPSCGMERVKVYAANGHTQPGGGAGIFARALMELRPDLPVEEDGRLNDAVLRENFLTRVYAYADWQRLLQSGITRRAIVDFHSRYKYQLMASNPLQYRVLGRLVANLAERSLDEFATHYFSQMMQALKKPATRGTHCNVLLHLSGYLKDALGSEDRREMRHLIDQYRAGVIPLVVPLTLLKHHFRRHPDHYIARQAYLQPHPETLSLRNGI; the protein is encoded by the coding sequence ATGCACACCACGCTTCCAACTCCCAAGATCGGTATCAGTGCCTGCCTGCTCGGCAACCCGGTGCGGTTCAATGGTGGCCACAAGGAATCACGGCTGTGCAGCGAAACCCTGGCACAGCACTTCGAGTTCGTGCCGGTTTGCCCGGAAGTCGCCATCGGTCTCGGCACTCCTCGCGAACCGATCCGGCTGGTGGGCGAAACCGATGCACCGCGGGCAGTAGGTACCGTTCGCCCGGAGCTTGACGTGACCGAAGCGCTCGCCGCCTATGGCCGGCAAATCGCCGAGCAACTGCACGACATCAGCGGCTACATCCTGATGCAGAAGTCACCGTCCTGCGGCATGGAGCGGGTTAAGGTCTACGCTGCCAACGGTCACACGCAGCCCGGCGGCGGCGCTGGGATTTTCGCCCGTGCACTGATGGAACTGCGTCCGGACCTGCCGGTGGAAGAAGACGGCCGGCTGAACGATGCCGTGCTGCGAGAGAACTTTCTCACCCGCGTCTATGCCTATGCCGACTGGCAGCGCCTGCTGCAGAGCGGGATTACCCGCCGCGCCATCGTCGACTTCCACTCGCGCTACAAATATCAGCTGATGGCCAGCAACCCGTTGCAATACAGGGTGCTCGGCCGGCTGGTAGCCAACCTCGCCGAGCGTTCGCTGGACGAATTCGCCACCCACTACTTCAGCCAGATGATGCAGGCGCTGAAGAAGCCGGCCACCCGCGGCACGCATTGCAACGTGCTGCTGCACCTGAGCGGTTACCTGAAGGACGCGCTGGGCTCGGAAGACCGTCGGGAAATGCGTCATCTGATCGATCAGTACCGCGCCGGCGTGATTCCGCTGGTGGTGCCGCTGACGCTGCTCAAACACCACTTCCGCCGCCATCCCGACCACTACATCGCACGCCAGGCCTATCTGCAGCCGCACCCCGAAACCCTAAGTCTGCGCAACGGAATCTGA